A stretch of Ischnura elegans chromosome 4, ioIscEleg1.1, whole genome shotgun sequence DNA encodes these proteins:
- the LOC124157350 gene encoding UPF0488 protein CG14286, which yields MPKPQKNKRKTGDGDRKTCASTPPALSLSNESVLDPFENFEIELLWCIQQLQSSISSRKMNPRAVEDSMKALNTLKSNKAPLIKKRQIMRTLFGDYRAKMAEEEKKLYKANSNLKFAAPNGENKSKFIKKSSALVSKPKQIDNSSASMNTDAVHASEGISCDKVVSGEALEEKVTLKVERKAFSFKPSGNQFRFNFASSEEDAKS from the exons ATGCCGAAACCGCAAAAGAATAag CGGAAAACTGGTGATGGTGATAGGAAAACATGTGCATCAACACCACCGGCACTATCACTATCTAATGAATCGGTCCTGgatccttttgaaaattttgaaattgagcTATTGTGGTGTATTCAGCAGCTTCAATCGTCCATAAGTTCAAGGAAAATGAACCCACGAGCTG TGGAAGATAGCATGAAAGCTCTCAATACTCTGAAAAGTAATAAAGCACCTCTTATAAAGAAGAGGCAGATTATGAGGACTCTGTTTGGTGATTATCGAGCTAAAATGGCTGAGGAGGAAAAGAAATTATACAAGG cAAATTCTAACTTGAAGTTTGCTGCACCAAATGGTGAAAACAAATCTAAATTCATCAAAAAGTCGTCAGCCCTTGTGTCCAAGCCAAAACAAATTGATAACTCCAGTGCATCAATGAACACAGATGCGGTGCATGCGAGTGAAGGTATATCTTGTGATAAAGTTGTCAGTGGTGAAGCCCTTGAAGAGAAGGTTACTCTAAAAGTAGAAAGGAAAGCTTTTTCTTTCAAGCCTTCAGGTAATCAATTTCGTTTCAACTTTGCAAGTTCAGAAGAAGATGCAAAATCATAA